The Solanum lycopersicum chromosome 9, SLM_r2.1 genome window below encodes:
- the LOC101251810 gene encoding uncharacterized protein, protein MIQLLFMVLCLEGMVAFLLMVKIGPLRELVMKCLDQVKMRKGTVLTIAGTISAILFSNFISIIKIQNKGAKIGTMTPMDQVLWRTNLLEATLMGFSLFLGFLIDRMHHYLRKLIVLRSSAGSSKKEFERLEKEKLQLKEKADKAAEEIKLSQKQLSSLTETLKKVKLESEEKDKRVETAEAHVAALQKQAADLLLEYDRLLEDNQNLQNQAHGYRS, encoded by the exons ATGATTCAGTTGTTGTTTATGGTTCTTTGTTTGGAGGGTATGGTGGCATTTCTTCTAATGGTGAAGATTGGGCCACTGAGGGAACTGGTGATGAAGTGTTTGGATCAGGTGAAAATGAGAAAGGGTACTGTTTTAACTATTGCTGGTACAATATCAGCTATCTTATTTTCCAACTTCATTAGTATTATCAAGATTCAGAATAAGGGGGCTAAGATTGGTACAATGACACCAATGGATCAGGTTTTGTGGAGAACCAACTTGTTAGAGGCTACTCTCATGG GATTTTCTCTGTTTCTCGGATTCTTAATTGATCGTATGCACCATTACCTTCGGAAGCTAATTGTGTTGCGTAGTAGTGCGGGATCTTCAAAGAAAGAATTTGAAAGACTTGAGAAAGAAAAGCTGCAGCTTAAGGAGAAAGCAGATAAAGCTGCTGAGGAAATAAAATTATCGCAGAAACAATTGTCTAGTTTAACGGAGACACTGAAGAAGGTTAAGTTGGAGTCAGAGGAGAAAGACAAACGTGTTGAAACGGCGGAAGCACACGTTGCTGCTCTTCAAAAACAAGCAGCAGATCTTCTTTTAGAATACGACCGTCTATTAGAAGACAATCAAAATCTTCAGAATCAAGCTCATGGTTATCGGAGTTGA
- the LOC101259782 gene encoding putative pentatricopeptide repeat-containing protein At3g25060, mitochondrial codes for MRLLPHELKPLLLRCKHNALISQIHTLMVVSGLFSNGNSIAQLISSYGKVGDLKSAHKLFDKSPLRRVDSWNAMIIAYSKNEFPVEVVNFYSQMVLEGVKPDSSTFTVVLKACTILQDLEKGEEVWEKVVDCGYENDVFVGSSVLNLYSKCGKMDKAGAVFEKMQRRDVVCWTTMITGFVQSGKGREAVDLYRRMQREGMVGDGVVMLGLIQASANIADTKLGSSVHGYMIRRSLNMDVNVLTSLVDMYAKNGELEKATRVFRKMPFRNTVTWSALISGYAQNGFAVNALQLLIEMQLLGFTPDVASLVSALLACSDVGSLRLGRSIHGYAARKVIIDQVLSTGLIDMYAKCGLISCARAIYDCIISKDLICWNTIIACYGIHGHGKEALTLFQQMKDQIEPDHATFAALLSALSHSGLVEEGRHWFDIMVNEYKIKPSEKHYACSVDLLARAGEVEEAKDLITSMETKPGLAVWVALLSGCHKHKKFSIGELAANRVLELIPENTGTFVLVANFFAAAKMWDKAAAVRKLMKETGMTKVPGYSAVEVKGRLHAFLVDDTSHPQYEQIMGLLCNLENEMKAMGYVPKTDFVLQNLEEDVKVKMLGIHSERLAIAFGLLNTAPGTRLLITKNLRVCGDCHEVTKFISVIVKREIIVRDVKRFHHFKDGTCSCGDYW; via the coding sequence ATGCGCTTGTTACCACATGAACTCAAACCTCTCCTATTGAGATGTAAACATAATGCACTGATTTCTCAAATTCACACTCTTATGGTAGTATCTGGGCTATTTTCCAATGGAAACTCCATTGCCCaattaatttcatcatatgGCAAAGTGGGTGATCTCAAATCTGCCCACAAATTGTTTGATAAAAGTCCCCTGAGGAGAGTAGATTCTTGGAATGCTATGATCATTGCCTATTCAAAAAATGAGTTCCCTGTTGAGGTTGTAAATTTTTATAGTCAAATGGTTCTTGAAGGTGTCAAACCTGATAGCTCAACTTTTACTGTGGTACTTAAGGCGTGTACGATATTGCAGGATTTGGAGAAGGGCGAAGAGGTTTGGGAGAAGGTGGTTGATTGTGGGTATGAAAATGATGTCTTTGTTGGGTCCTCTGTTTTGAACCTGTATTCGAAATGTGGGAAGATGGATAAAGCAGGAGCTGTATTTGAGAAAATGCAGAGGAGGGATGTTGTTTGTTGGACTACGATGATAACGGGTTTTGTACAGAGTGGAAAAGGGAGAGAGGCTGTGGATTTGTATAGGAGGATGCAAAGGGAAGGTATGGTAGGTGATGGTGTTGTTATGTTGGGTTTGATACAGGCTTCTGCTAATATTGCAGACACGAAATTGGGTTCTTCAGTTCATGGTTATATGATCCGCCGATCCCTTAATATGGATGTCAATGTACTGACTAGCCTTGTTGATATGTATGCTAAGAATGGAGAGTTGGAGAAAGCTACTCGTGTATTTCGGAAAATGCCTTTTAGGAATACTGTTACTTGGAGTGCTTTGATTTCTGGCTATGCTCAAAATGGCTTTGCTGTTAATGCTCTTCAACTGCTGATAGAGATGCAGCTGCTAGGATTCACACCTGATGTAGCTTCACTTGTAAGTGCACTTCTAGCATGTTCTGACGTTGGCTCTTTGAGATTGGGTAGATCAATTCATGGCTATGCTGCCAGGAAAGTCATTATAGATCAAGTTTTAAGTACTGGATTGATTGACATGTATGCTAAATGTGGGCTCATTTCTTGTGCCCGTGCCATTTACGACTGCATCATTTCTAAGGACTTGATATGTTGGAATACGATTATAGCATGCTATGGGATCCATGGGCATGGAAAAGAGGCACTTACCCTTTTCCAGCAGATGAAGGATCAGATAGAACCAGATCATGCAACTTTTGCTGCTCTTCTTTCAGCTTTAAGTCACTCGGGATTAGTGGAGGAAGGCCGTCATTGGTTTGATATCATGGTTAATGAATACAAGATTAAACCTTCTGAGAAGcattatgcttgttcagttgATCTTTTGGCTCGAGCTGGTGAAGTTGAAGAAGCTAAAGATCTCATCACTTCTATGGAAACTAAACCTGGGCTTGCTGTTTGGGTTGCCCTTCTATCTGGTTGCCACAAACATAAGAAATTTTCCATTGGAGAATTGGCAGCAAACAGGGTACTTGAATTGATTCCCGAGAACACAGGTACTTTCGTATTAGTAGCAAATTTCTTTGCAGCAGCAAAAATGTGGGATAAAGCAGCTGCAGTGAGGAAGCTTATGAAAGAGACAGGGATGACAAAAGTTCCTGGCTACAGCGCTGTAGAGGTAAAGGGGAGACTCCATGCTTTTCTTGTGGATGATACAAGTCACCCTCAATATGAACAGATAATGGGACTTCTATGCAATCTGGAAAATGAGATGAAAGCTATGGGCTATGTCCCAAAGACAGACTTTGTGCTGCAGAATCTTGAAGAAGATGTCAAAGTGAAAATGTTGGGTATTCATAGTGAGAGACTTGCCATTGCTTTTGGGCTTTTAAACACCGCACCAGGAACCAGATTACTTATCACAAAGAATCTGAGGGTCTGCGGTGACTGCCATGAAGTAACAAAGTTTATCTCTGTTATAGTAAAAAGAGAGATTATTGTAAGGGATGTTAAGCGATTTCATCACTTTAAGGATGGAACATGTTCCTGTGGTGACTACTGGTGA